One window of the Dryobates pubescens isolate bDryPub1 chromosome 13, bDryPub1.pri, whole genome shotgun sequence genome contains the following:
- the LOC104304082 gene encoding G-protein coupled receptor 55: MNDTHAQSNTSNISAAVELFQLIIYTPTFTLGLLFNVMALSFLFFKVKKLSESTVYMIALIFLDTLLLFTLPFKIISYHRQGEWNLGSVFCSTLESLYFVNMYGSILISLCICVDRYIAIRHPFTASTLRSTKKAAMICAVICLGTSAGTVSTFQLHGEGNNISSCFHNFSKSTWENKGLFSALETAFFSSTAVMTFCTAQTVRCLRKHRRTENPQAHITRAEKIVVTNLAAFLVCFTPYHVAYFLYFLVKNNIIHTSFQQALRHAVQVTLCWANLNCCLDGVCYYFVLKESLEDPSQTSKKTARRKP, from the coding sequence ATGAATGACACCCATGCCCAGAGCAATACCAGCAACATTAGCGCTGCTGTGGAACTGTTCCAGCTCATCATATACACCCCCACATTTACCCTGGGACTGCTGTTCAATGTGATGGCTCTGTCATTCCTGTTTTTTAAGGTTAAAAAGCTGTCAGAATCAACAGTTTACATGATAGCCCTTATTTTCCTGGATACTTTGCTGCTCTTTACGCTTCCTTTTAAAATCATTTCCTACCACCGCCAGGGCGAATGGAATTTGGGATCTGTGTTTTGTTCCACCTTGGAGAGTCTTTATTTTGTGAACATGTATGGCAGCATCCTCATCTCCCTCTGCATCTGTGTAGACCGGTACATTGCCATCCGGCATCCTTTCACAGCTTCTACCCTGAGATCCACCAAGAAAGCTGCCATGATCTGCGCGGTCATCTGTCTGGGCACCTCAGCTGGAACAGTCTCTACTTTCCAACTGCATGGAGAGGGCAACAacatctcctcctgcttccataACTTCTCCAAAAGCACATGGGAAAACAAAGGCCTGTTCAGTGCTTTGGAGACTGCCttcttcagcagcacagcagtcaTGACCTTCTGCACTGCTCAAACTGTCAGGTGCTTGAGGAAGCACAGAAGAACAGAAAACCCCCAAGCACacatcaccagagcagagaaaatAGTGGTGACAAACCTTGCTGCATTTTTGGTCTGTTTTACGCCTTACCACGTGGCATACTTCCTATACTTTTTGGTGAAGAATAACATCATTCACACCAGCTTCCAGCAAGCGCTACGACACGCAGTTCAGGTCACCCTGTGCTGGGCAAACCTCAACTGTTGTCTTGATGGGGTgtgttattattttgttttaaaggagTCCTTGGAAGATCCATCacaaaccagcaaaaaaacAGCCAGGAGGAAGCCTTGA